The stretch of DNA TCATGTTTCAGTCCTCTTGTTGCTCCAGCCAACGCTCCGCGTCCAGCGCAGCCATGCAACCGCTGCCCGCGCTGGTCACTGCTTGGCGATAGACATAGTCCTGTACATCGCCCGCCGCAAACACACCCTCAATGCTGGTGGCTGTTGCCATGCCGTCGCGCCCGCCGCGGGTAATCAGGTAACCCCCTTCGTCCATCTTCAGTTGTCCCTTGAAGATGCTGGTATTGGGCTGATGGCCGATGGCAATGAACACCCCCATCAGCGTCAGGTCCTGGGTACTGCCGTTTTCCACATGCTTAATCCGCAAGCCGGTGACCCCGGAGTCGTCACCCAGTACCTCGTCCACAGAGTGGTCCCAGATAATGGTGACGTTCTCCTTGGCCATCAGCTTGTCCTGCAGAATTTTTTCGGCACGGAACCGGTTACGACGGTGGATGACCGTTACGTGCTTGGCGATATTGCTGAGATAGAGCGCTTCTTCCACTGCAGTGTTGCCGCCACCGACTACCGCGACCGCCTGTCCGCGATAGAAAAATCCGTCGCAGGTCGCACAGGCGGAAACGCCTTTGCCGCGAAACTGGTCTTCGCTGGGCAAACCAAGGTACTTGGCAGATGCACCTGTAGCGAGAATCAGCGCATCGCAAGTATAACAATGCTGGTCTCCACTGAGGCGAAAGGGTCGTTGGCTCAGGTCTGCGGTATGAATGTGGTCGAATAAAACCTCGGTATCAAAGCGCCGCGCTTGTTTTTCCAGTTCCTGCATGAGCTCCGGACCCATGATGCCATTTGCCGCACCGGGCCAGTTGTCCACGTCCGTGGTGGTCATCAGTTGGCCGCCGGGCTCCATGCCCTGTACTAGTATCGGGCTCAGATTGGCGCGTGCCGCATATATAGCCGCCGTATAGCCACCGGGACCGGAGCCCAGGATGAGTAGGCGACAATGTTTTTCATCGATGACACTTTTCGGATCGCTCATGGATACCTCGCTGCCGGAGTGGAACGGTATTGGACGAGCTGCGCACACGGCGGAACCCGTCCAGACTTATGCGAATTACTGGCCGGAAGCTTAACACCATTCCCGCGCTGTTGTCCCCGCCTTCCACAGGGAGGTGGCATCGGGAATCGTGAAATGAACGCCTGCATCTGATCCATTAGAAGCTGCTAACAATGGCATTTCTTTGCCTTTCTTCTTTGGCATCTCCTTGACACCCGTGCAGGGGTCGTTTAGCGTGCCAGCATGAGTTCTGCTGCCCGTAATGCGTCTCGAGGCTCCCGGCCTGCTGCCCCTGCAAAGCCGGTTCAACTATCGCGCGCCAAACCATGGCGCCGCGAGGCGCTGTTGCTGGTGCTGATTGCGGTGGCGACCTTTATGGCGATGTCCCTGCTCAGTTTTCACCCGGCCGATCCCAGTTGGTTTAATAGTGGCAAGGGTGGCCCGGTGCATAATTGGGGCGGCGAAACTGGTGCCTATCTCGCTGATTTTCTGGTACAGATTTTTGGCATGATCGCCTGGCTCCTCCCGGTTGCGCTGGGAGCGTGGGTCTGGCAGACGTGGCGGCGCTGGTTTCGTCAGCATCCCGGCCGCTGGGCGGCGCCTCTGGGGGCTGTCGCCATCGCGCTGGGTCTGAGCAGCTTCCTCGCGCTGACTTGGCCAGCGGACTGGTGGCCTGTTGCCGGGGCCGGCGCGGGCGGCATTCTCGGTCAGGAAATCGGTGTCCTTACTCAACCTTTCATTGGTGTGGGTGGTAGTGCATTGCTATTTCTGGCGCTGTTTGTTCTCGGTGTGTTTCTGCTCACCGGCCTGGGACCGCGCGCTATGGCGGCATATATCAGCGCCCTGCATTTCTCCTTGCCGCGACCACACTGGCGCCTGCGCTGGCCTTTGCGACGGCGTGTACCAGCCCAAGCGGTGTCGGTTACGGCGCCTGGGCCCGCAGCGCAAAAGCCATCCCCGGCAGCAGCACCGAGCTTCTTCTCCACCAAAAAGCGCGGAGCAGTATCGGCTGGCGCTGCCGTTAAAAGTAGTCGACAGTTACCATTGCCCGCACCCGTAGGGCCGCCGCGCGCTGATGGTCTTCCCGATCTTGCCTTGCTCGATCCGGCAGATGCGGAAGACCCTGGTTCACAGTTGCAGCCCGAAGTGCTGGTGCAGCAGTCGCGCATGCTGGAAGAAAAGCTGGCCGACTTCGGGGTGCAGGCAACCGTGGTGGCGGCCCATCCCGGACCAGTGATTACCCGTTTTGAAATAGAGCCGGCACCGGGGGTCAAAGTCAGCCAGATCGCCGGTCTCAGTAAAGACCTTTCGCGCGTGCTGGCGGCGCGGGTACGTGTGGTAGAAGCCATTCCCGGTAAGGCCACCATGGGCATCGAGGTGCCGAACCTCAAGCGGCGCACGGTGCGTCTCTCCGAGGTGCTTTCCAGTCACAGTTTTACCCAGAGCAAAAGCCATCTAACGCTGGCACTGGGGCAGGATATCGGTGGTCAGCCGGTGTCCGCCGATCTGGCGAAGATGCCCCATCTGCTGGTGGCCGGAACCACCGGCGCCGGCAAGTCTGTGGGCGTCAATGCCATGATTCTCAGTATTCTCTTTAAGGCGACTGCTGACGACGTCCGTCTGATTATGGTGGACCCCAAGATGTTGGAGTTGTCCATCTATGAGGGCATCCCCCATCTGCTGGCGCCGGTGGTAACGGATATGAAGGAGGCCGCGAACGCCTTGCGCTGGTGCGTGGCGGAGATGGAGCGGCGCTATAAGCTCATGGCCTTTGCCGGAGTGCGCAATCTAGCCGGATATAATCAGAAAGTGCGGGACGCGGTGGCTTCGGGACATCCCCTGCCGGGTCCGGATAAAGATATGGATGGCGAGCCCGTCGCGCTGAGTGTGCTGCCTGCTATCGTGGTGATCATTGATGAGTTCGCGGACCTGATGATGGTGGTCGGTAAACAGGTGGAAACCTTGATTACCCGCCTAGCCCAGAAAGCGCGCGCTGCCGGCCTGCACCTCATTATGGCGACACAGCGTCCATCAGTGGATGTCATCACCGGCCTGATCAAGGCCAACGTCCCCACCCGCATTGCCTTTCAGGTTTCGTCGCGTATCGACTCGCGTACCATTCTCGATCAGATGGGGGCGGAAACCTTGCTGGGCCAGGGTGACATGCTTTATCTGCCGCCCGGCTCCGGTTATCCGTTGCGGGTGCATGGGGCCTTTGTCAGCGATGAGGAAGTTCATCGTGTAGTAGAGTCCCTGCGTCAGTTAGGCGCGCCACAGTACGACGAGCGTATTTTGCAGGGCAACGACAGTGGCGATGGTGAGGGCATGGAGGGCGAAGGCGAGGAAGATGCTGATCCCCTCTATGATCAGGCGGTAGCCATCGTTACCAGCAGTCGCAAAGCGAGCATCTCTTACGTGCAGCGGCAACTCAAGGTGGGCTATAATCGGGCCGCCCGCATGATCGAAGAGATGGAGCGGGTTGGTGTGGTCGGTCCCTTGCAAAGTAACGGGAGCAGAGAAATCTATGCAGCAGCACCGCCCGGTCGGGACTGACTATTTGCGCTTTACGCGCGGCCCATTACCGGTCTTACGTTTGGCTCGCTGGTTTTTGGTGGCGCTGCTGATTTTGGGCGGTATCCAGTACGCGGCCGCCGCCACGGGTCTGGCGATGCTGCAGGATTTTTTCCAGAAAACCCATACCATCACGGCCCAGTTCAATCAGGAAGTAACCAACCATGACGGCCAGATCGTCAAGCGTACCAGTGGTAAGCTGTGGATTTCCCGCCCCGGCAAATTTCGATGGGACTATAGCGGTAACAACGGGCAAACCATTGTATCCAACGGTGAGAAGGTCTGGCTCTACGAACCCGCTCTGGAACAGGCCACGGTACAACCTCTCGGCAAAGCCCTCGGATCGACCCCTGCGGCGCTGATCGCTGGCAGCGATGACCTCCGCCAGCGCTTCAAGATTGCTGACCTAGGTCAAAAAGACGGTCTCCACTGGCTCCTGCTCCATCCCAGAACGGGTCAGGATCAAGGCTTCACGGCTCTGCGCATGGGTTTTGATGCGCAGGGCGCACTGCGCCAGATGCGCATGGAAGATGCGTTTCAGCAACAGACCGTCCTCCGCTTTGAGCATATTAAAATCAATCACCCCATTTCGGCGCAGGAGTTCCAGTTCACTCCGCCGGCCGGTGTGGATGTTCTCTCGCAATAATTTTTTCTGGAGTACTGTATGTCGGCTTTGAAGACCCGCCTCGCCCTTGTTACCCTCGGCCTGTTAGTGGCTGCGCAATCCCATGCCGCAGGTTTTGCCGCGCCGACCTCCGTGGTGGGACTTTCGGAAGCAGGCGCCACGGTAGCCGATGGCGGGCCCGTCAGTAGCTTTGCCGACAATCCTGCGGACATGGTCTTCTTCCCGGGTACTCGGGTGGGCCTGGATATACTCGCGATGCGCCCTACTTACACAGTGAATAACAGCAATGTTACTTACGACGCCAGCAGCAATCTGCAGATTCTGCCCAATCTCTTTGTGACCCATCGTTTTAATGACCTCCCGCTGGCGGTCGGTCTCGGTATCACTTCGCCCTTCAATATCAACAACACCTGGCCTGCCGGGACTTTTCCCACACAATCCCTGCCGTTGAAGAATGACTTGCGGATCATTGATGTGAATCCGGGTGTTGCCTACTTGCTGCTGCCTAATCTGAGCGTTGGGGTGGGTCTGGATTATTACCAGACGCTCAGTGCAACCTT from Acidithiobacillus sp. encodes:
- the trxB gene encoding thioredoxin-disulfide reductase; translated protein: MSDPKSVIDEKHCRLLILGSGPGGYTAAIYAARANLSPILVQGMEPGGQLMTTTDVDNWPGAANGIMGPELMQELEKQARRFDTEVLFDHIHTADLSQRPFRLSGDQHCYTCDALILATGASAKYLGLPSEDQFRGKGVSACATCDGFFYRGQAVAVVGGGNTAVEEALYLSNIAKHVTVIHRRNRFRAEKILQDKLMAKENVTIIWDHSVDEVLGDDSGVTGLRIKHVENGSTQDLTLMGVFIAIGHQPNTSIFKGQLKMDEGGYLITRGGRDGMATATSIEGVFAAGDVQDYVYRQAVTSAGSGCMAALDAERWLEQQED
- a CDS encoding DNA translocase FtsK, with product MSSAARNASRGSRPAAPAKPVQLSRAKPWRREALLLVLIAVATFMAMSLLSFHPADPSWFNSGKGGPVHNWGGETGAYLADFLVQIFGMIAWLLPVALGAWVWQTWRRWFRQHPGRWAAPLGAVAIALGLSSFLALTWPADWWPVAGAGAGGILGQEIGVLTQPFIGVGGSALLFLALFVLGVFLLTGLGPRAMAAYISALHFSLPRPHWRLRWPLRRRVPAQAVSVTAPGPAAQKPSPAAAPSFFSTKKRGAVSAGAAVKSSRQLPLPAPVGPPRADGLPDLALLDPADAEDPGSQLQPEVLVQQSRMLEEKLADFGVQATVVAAHPGPVITRFEIEPAPGVKVSQIAGLSKDLSRVLAARVRVVEAIPGKATMGIEVPNLKRRTVRLSEVLSSHSFTQSKSHLTLALGQDIGGQPVSADLAKMPHLLVAGTTGAGKSVGVNAMILSILFKATADDVRLIMVDPKMLELSIYEGIPHLLAPVVTDMKEAANALRWCVAEMERRYKLMAFAGVRNLAGYNQKVRDAVASGHPLPGPDKDMDGEPVALSVLPAIVVIIDEFADLMMVVGKQVETLITRLAQKARAAGLHLIMATQRPSVDVITGLIKANVPTRIAFQVSSRIDSRTILDQMGAETLLGQGDMLYLPPGSGYPLRVHGAFVSDEEVHRVVESLRQLGAPQYDERILQGNDSGDGEGMEGEGEEDADPLYDQAVAIVTSSRKASISYVQRQLKVGYNRAARMIEEMERVGVVGPLQSNGSREIYAAAPPGRD
- the lolA gene encoding outer membrane lipoprotein chaperone LolA, whose protein sequence is MQQHRPVGTDYLRFTRGPLPVLRLARWFLVALLILGGIQYAAAATGLAMLQDFFQKTHTITAQFNQEVTNHDGQIVKRTSGKLWISRPGKFRWDYSGNNGQTIVSNGEKVWLYEPALEQATVQPLGKALGSTPAALIAGSDDLRQRFKIADLGQKDGLHWLLLHPRTGQDQGFTALRMGFDAQGALRQMRMEDAFQQQTVLRFEHIKINHPISAQEFQFTPPAGVDVLSQ